GGTGAAAAAAGTTTTAAAAGCTTATAAAAACACAGTCTCTTTAAATAAAAATGATCATATAAAGGCTTCTATTGTAAAATTAGGAGATAATAATGCCCTTATGTTTGATTCCCGGAACAATACCTTTCATTATGAAACCTATTACGGTTACAATCCGGTTAAGGGAAAGTACATAACCATGCCAGACGGTAAAAAGATTTACTGTGAAATATACGGACAGGGAGAACCTTTGCTGCTGCTTCATGGGAATGGTGATTCTATCAACACATTTAAGAACCAGATTCCGGAATTCGCAAAATACTATCAGGTAATTGCCATTGATACAAGAGGGCAGGGGAAGAGTACAGATAATGACACTGAATCTTTCAACTACCAGATTTTTGAAAAAGACCTGGAAGAAATAATCCGCCAGCTTCAGCTTCAGAAAGTCAGTATTGTAGGATGGAGTGACGGAGCCATCACCGGAATGCTCTATGCCATGGAGCAGCCGGAAAAAGTACATAAACTGGTGCTGATGGGCGCCAATCTTAACTCGTCTGAGGAAGCTGTTACCTCCAAAATTCTTTTCCAGACCCGAAAAGATATCGACCGGCTCAAAAAACAAAACGATCCTAAGAACAGGACAACTATAAAACTTTTAGAAATGATTCTGAAGGAACCCAATATCCCCGCATCTGAGCTCTCCAAAATAAAAGCGGAAACTTTAGTGATGGCTGGGGAAAAAGATCTTATTCTGGAAAAACATACCCAATTGATCGCTCAAAATATACCTCATTCAGAATTGAAAATCGTAAAAAGGGAAAACCATTTTTTACCCGATGAAAATTCTGTATTGTTCAATAGTATTGTGCTGGAGTTTTTAAAACGGTAAACCGGCAATTAAATCTATTTATGGTATTACGGTCAGGAAACATCTGTGGTGAATTCCTGCATTTCATAATACTTTATGGCATTTTGTTTTAAAGGATTGGTGCTCCATGCTTCCCATTCACCGGTATAGGGATTGTAACCACATTTTAAAGGTTTGGAAATATCTAGTCCGTTACGGTCTGTATGGGTTCGTTCTGTATATGCTCTGCAGTCTGTGCAGATATCCCTGAACTCGCAGTCCTTACATATTTCGATCTTATCCTTTGTAAGATTCCAGTATTTTTTTAAATCAGGAGTGTTGGCAGCGTTCTTTAGTAAGGTGTTTTTGATGTTTCCAAAACTTTCAGGCATGGATGGGCAATTCCGTATATATCCATTTTGGTCAATTGAAATTTTTTTGTACAGACAGGAGTTATGAGCTTTAGATTCTAAGCTAAAATGATAATTTAAGTTGAAATTTTTAGCATTAATGCATCCGCAACTGGTGGGAATAGCTATATCCTGTCTGATCAGGCTTAAAATAACCGGACCAAAAGTTTCCTCTTTGTCCAGATCAGAAGAATACAACGTAAATCTGATCAGTTTATTGGTATGAATATTTCCTTGCTTTATACTATCAACTAATTCAGAACTATATTTTGCAACAATTGAAATTTCATGTAGAGAAGAATTATCAAACAAAGTAAGTTTTGAAATAATCCGTTTAATATTGGCTGTATTGATCTCTTTTATGATTCTGATTTCCAGAAATTTGATTTGTAAATCATTGATCTGGCCAGCCAGCTGCTTATTCAGTAGAACAGGATCGGAAATATCAATAATAATATACTCAATGAGGGTTGGATTTTCCTTAAAAGAAGAATTACTTCTAAAATTTCCCAGTTCTTTTTTGTCTTTTACGGTGAAGCCTAGCTTATGAGTGATAATAAAGTTCAGATAATCATTGAGAATCGGCAGATCTTCCGGGTCCATCTCTTTCCTCAGTGAACTGTAATCGGTCCGTTCATTGGCAATCAGATTAAAAAGCCCTTTGGGGATTATTCTTAAAAAACCTGAAGCTGTATCGTATATGATTGCCTGTTTAGCTCCGGCAGTAATTTTTACAGAATGATATAATTTTAAAAACATAGATCAGTGTAATAATGAATAATGTTTTACAGAACGGAAAATCTTAGTATTGCTGCTTTTAATATCTTTATTGGAAGAATACGTGACTTTTTTTACATCGCCACATTTTTTCCATTCCTGTAAAGTAAATTCAGTACCTTTTATCTGTAGTTTTTTCATAGTAAATCTGCAATATATTTTTCTATCTGATAATTGCCGTAAAGGCTGACTGTGTGAAATTGTCCGACAGGATTAACCTCTAAAAAATAATAATCCTCTTTTGATTTCAATAAATCAATCGTTCCGCAATTGATCTTTAATTTTTTGGCAAGCTGCTTGATCTTTTTCTTCAGGTCTGAAGGAAGATTGATCGGAAGATATTTTTTATCGCTGTTAGAGGTATTTCTGATATCAATTTCTTCCGAAAATTCAAATGTTGCAATAGCCCATATTTTATTTCCGAAAAAAAACACTCTTATTTCATAATCCTTTTCTATTCTTTCCTGAATCAGGGTAGGAATAATATTATCCTGCCTGGAATATATTTCACTAATATTAATTTCTTTTGTATAATTCATATACAGCTCACCTTCATGAAAGATATGAGCCATTTCCGCTACTGATTTTGTAATATACTTTCCTGAAGGATCAAGCTTAAGGATATTTTGAAGCTGAGAATAGATGTAAGTATCAGGGATTTTAAAATTCAAAGTCTGAGCAATATGAAGGACTTCCAGCTTATTCACTTCTTTTGTAGTAAGATTTCCATATATTCTTGCTTCTGATATATTCAGAAAATAATAAATGAACTGCGTTATAACATGAAGCTCCGAATTAAAAAAAGAGAGAAGCTGTTCATCTATTTCTCCGGTAAATCCACCATATACCAATGATCCGTTTCTGTAAAAAACCGATTGAAAATTTTTCAGATCGTATTTCAGTCCGTCGATTTTTACTGTAAAAAAAGAATTTTTGAAATCAAAAGAAACCGCTTCAATGATTTGATTTTCGTTAAGACGGACAAATTGTTTTTCTAACCGGGACAACCAGACGCAGACTGCATCTGTCATGGTATCGTTATCTGCACTAATGATGAGAATCATTTAAATTTAATAAGAATTTTTTTATTTTTTTAGCATCTTCTGCTGTCTGGAAACTCATGCCTACAATTTGGGCCTGGGGAAGAATAAAATCTTTGTGACGTAGAGTGAAAACTTTCTTTTTAAGGTTATCATCAAGATTGCTCATACCCAGTTTTTTTCTGTTTTCATTAATGGGATTAACTAAAATATTTCCTTGTTCTCCCCTGTTTTTCGGATAGAACCACTGATGGACATAGCAGCAGTCAGCTTTTTTTAAATTTTCAGTTATATTATCATGAGGTCTTGCCGGATCTCCTTCGTTTTTAATAAACTCAATGATGTCAAAATGTCGGGAGGTATAATTGTTGGTACTGTTATTCAGATCAAGTAGAAAAGCAGTGGTGTCAGGAGTAATTTTGCCTTGATTTAAAGCTTTTATCAGTTCATTGGAAAAATTGACCTGCTGAGGTTTTAGCTTGTTGCTGGAAGTCTGGTGCCAGATAATAAAATAAAACTGATGGAAAAAATCCTTACCCGCAGATTGTAAGCCTAAGTCGTATTCATTAGGAAATCCTTTTTGTTGGATAAGCTTTAACAGTCTTACAGATGCAATACTGTCATTTTTTGTAATTTCTTTCTGGTATTTGGCATAGTCTCCTCCAGAAAGCTTTCGGTAATACTGATCCATTGTAAATAAAGAATCAAGAGACTTTTTGTAGGATTGGTTTAATGATACTGTACAGTGTACATCATCAGTTTTTTTGTGATCAGGAAAATATTGAGTTAAAAACTGGTCTTCAAATGGATAATCAAGGCACTTTAAAGAGCGATATTGTCTGAAAGCATAATCTGTGTCCTTTATTTTTAACGCGGTTTGCATACTGTTATAAAGATCCTTTGCATGAGGACGGTCAAAAGCTTTAAATGCTTTTTTGTATAAAATAAGAGCGCTGTCTAATTTATTGCTGACAATTTTGTTTTCTGCCTTATTGATAATTTCGTAGTAGAGAATCAGTTTTTTATTGGTAAGTTCCTGTGTTTGGGAGTAGGTGAACGAACCTATGCATAAAAAGAAAAAGGTGATGAATAGTTTCATGGGAAAGTAATTAAAACAGGAGAAGTATCAGAGATACTTCTCCTGAATTTTTTATTTTAGTTTGGTCCCTGGTATACTATCGTTTGATTGTGATAAATATATTGTCCATTGGCAACCATTGTATCGGATGTATATTTGATTGTAGTACAATAGCCCGGGCTTGGCCAATTCTGTTCTGATGTTTCTCCTCCTCCTGTAGAAGTAACGCCAAGGTCAAAAGAAGGTTTTGCAGGTCCTCCTTCACCTCCGAAAACATTAAGCAATTTCTCATTCTCTAACTGGAAGCTCTCCAGTTTTTCTAAATTTTTCATGTGTTAAAAGTTTTTTTATTTATGTCACTATTGACGGATATAAAACTAGTAATATAAACCTTACATTTATAACATTTAACAAAATTTAACTTTTTGCTTATTTTGTTAAAATGTTAATAATGAATTTCAAGTTTGATTATTAATGCTTTAATGAGGTTTAACGTGTTGAGTTTATATCACTGAAAAACAAAAAAACCTCTGACTAATCAGAGGTTTTCAAGTGGTTTCTCCAGGAATCGAACCAGGGACACATGGATTTTCAATCCATTGCTCTACCAACTGAGCTAAGAAACCATTATATTGTTGTTTAACTTACTTCGTTGTTTTAAAGTGATGCAAAAGTAGTACATTTTATAATATCTCACAAGGATTTTTTAATGTTTTTTAATAATATATTCAGGTGGAATCCTTAAGGATTACAGTAACAGGCTTTTAAATTAAAATATTTTTCTGTCTGAAAACTTTCCGAAGAAATTTTGGATACAAGTCTTATATTACTTTGCTAAGTTTACGCCTTTGTTTATCTTATTCATACGTTGTATAAATATTCTTTGTCGCCCCTGCGGGAACTTTATTTCTAATCTGTCTGGTCTTTAATCTCTGCTCATTCCAGTACTTTTAACCTGATGTTATCACTAATAAAAAAATATTTCTCTCTAAGTTTTGAGGAGAAGCTTTGTAGAAACCTTATAGGTTTTATAATGCATATGTTGATAAACCTATAAGGTTTGAGGATTATCTTTATTTATTACTTTTTTGCCTCCATGTCTGTACCTGATCCAAAATATTCGTGAATGAGTGATGAAAGATAAAACAAAAAAACCTCTGACTAATCAGAGGTTTTCAAGTGGTTTCTCCAGGAATCGAACCAGGGACACATGGATTTTCAATCCATTGCTCTACCAACTGAGCTAAGAAACCATTATATTGTTGTTTGACTTACTTCGTTGTTTTAAAGTGATGCAAAAGTAGGAAGTTTTACCATACAAAGCAAGTATTGATCGTACTTTTTTTGAATAAAACTAAAAACTTACTGATTTTCAGATGTATTATTTTCCTGCTCCTTTCTGATCTGGTCGCTCATCTCTTCCAATACCGGTTTAATGGTGCTTTCCGGAAGATCACTGATCCTGATGTACATCAATCCGTCAATCGCATCATTGAAGTTCGGGTCAACATTGAAGGCGATTACTTTTGCGTTCTGTTTAATGTATTTTTTGATCAGAACAGGAAGTCTCAGCTCCGGTTCCAGGTCATCAATGATTTTATCCAGTTTGTTGAGATCAGATTCCATTTCCTCAAAGAAAAGGTTCTTATCCCTGTCACGAAGCTTTACTTTATATTCATTTCTCGGGGTGATGTATTGTGCCACTGCAGAGTCAAAATAATTGGAACGCATGAACTCAATCATCAGCGATTTCGAAAATTCTGAGAATTTATTGGAGATACTTACACCGCCCATTAAGAACTTATGATCGGAATTTCTCAGACATACATGCACAATTCCTCTCCATAAAAGGAAGAGTGGAAGAGGTTTCTGCTGATATTCCTGGCAGATGTAAGCCCGGCCCATTTCAATTACCTTTTTAAAGAACGGATGAATGTCCTGCTCAAACTCAAACAATGAACTGGTATAGAAACCTTTGATGCCATATTTCTTCATGACCTCCCTTCCTAAAGCCATTCTGTAGGCTCCGGCAAGCTTTTCCTCACCGCTGTCCCAAAGGAAAAGGTGATGATAATGCTTGTCATACTCATCAAGGTCAAATGGCAGGTTACTGCCTTCACCCACTGCCCGGAAAGTAAGCTCTCTCTGACGCCCGATTTCCCTCATTACAGAAGGAATTTCTTCATAGGTTGTAAAGTAGATCTCGTAATTTCCGTTGCTGAAAAGCATTTTGTCCGTACCTTTCAGTTTACTGATATCTTTAAGAATATCCTCTTTCGGAGTTTCATCAATGATGTTCTGAACAATATTTTCTTCCTTCAGCAGAGGGAATTTTACCGATAAATTCTGAAGATTGATGCTTTGGGCCAATGATTTTCTCTTTTCATAATAAGATTTCATCATATACACCTTACGCTTAAGGAATTCGCCCAATTCTTCTATGGTTTCCATTTCATCCATAGCCTTTACCGTAATAGGACGTCCTATTCTGATCCTGATGGGCTTCTCCCTGTCATTCATCATTTCAGCAGGAAGCATCAGAGTTTGTAAATTGGGATGAAGTTTGGCCACCTGATAAAAAAGGCGGCTGTTCTTGGCATGGAAATACATAGGAACCACCGGCACTTTAGCCATTCTGATCAGCTTAAGTGCCGTTTTTTCCCAATCTTTATCTAAAATTTCTCCGTAGGGATTATTTTTGTTAGAAACTTCTCCGGCAGGAAAAATACCTACACAACCTCCGTTTTGAAGGTGCTTCAGGGTTTCACGCATTCCGGAAGAGCTGCTGTATGCTTCTTTTCTGTTTTCAAAAGGATTTACAGCGATTACATACGGTTCCATTGGTTTGATCTTTTCCAAAAGGAAATTTCCCATCACCTTAAAATCCGGACGTACCTCTGAAAGGATCTTACACATTAAAATTCCGTCAATAGCACCCAGTGGATGATTCGAAACCAGAATAAACGGTCCTGTCTTCGGAATTTTTGCGAGGTCTTCCTCAAAAGCCACATAGCTTAAATTCCGCTCTCTCACAAATGAGTCGAAAAAATCTTTGCCTTCCTTGTCTTTTAGTTTATCGTATAGTCTGTTTACTGCATTTATTTTAGCAACGCTCATCACAGCAGATGCTACCGGGTTCTTGAAGAACCCGATTTTACTTAAGCCGGAAGCTTTGATAAGATCGTCTTTCGAAATTAAACTCATATGTGTTTAGTCGCAATTAAAATTATTGTGTTACCATTTGAAGGGTATTTTTAGAGATCTGCTCCAATAATACGTTTTTTTCCTGGTAAAATTTATCAATGTGATCCTTCTTCGCATTTCTTACGGTAAATAAAGATACATTTTTAACTGCTTCGGTTTTAAATATTTTTTGAAGTTCTTCGTTTAATTCATCAATTTGTCCGAATTTATCTTCCAGACATAATGCGAGTGAAATAGCAGAATTCTGCATCAGGGATACTTTAATCTTATATTTAGACAGATAACCGAAAATGAGGCTCATATGATCTTCCGCAATAAAGGAAAAGTCCCTTGTTGAAATTTTTAAAAGATCCTGATTTTCTTTTAAAATGTAGGATTCCTCCTGTTGGTTTTGGTCTGATGCACCCACTTTTGTCCCTGCTTTTGTAGGATCCACAAAAGATTTTACGTAAAAAGGTATATTTTTTTGCTGAAGAGGCTGCAGTGTTTTCGGGTGAATGACACTTGCTCCGTAATAAGCCATTTCAATAGCTTCTTCATAGGAAATATGGGAAAGCAAGGATACATCACTGAACTTTCTCGGATCTCCTGTCATTACTCCCGGAACATCTTTCCAGATTGTCATTGCTTCGGCATTCAGACAGTAAGCGAAAATAGCAGCAGAGTAGTCAGAACCTTCTCGTCCTAAAGTTACCGTGAAATTATTTTCATCAGAACCAATGAATCCCTGTGTTACATAGCAGATTTCCGGGTTTAAAGTTGAAATAAATTCCTCTGTTCTTGTCCAGTCTACAATCCCTTCCCTGTATGAGTTGTCTGTTTTGATATAATCTCTGGCATCCAGCCATTGGTTCGTAAACTGGATCTCGTTCAGATATTCACTCACAATTTTTGTAGAGATCATTTCTCCGCAGCTTACCACCTGGTCGTAAACGAAATTGTAGTTGGGAGATTTATTTCTTCTTAAAAAAGAGTCGATGTCATCAAAAAACAGATTGATCTCAGCAAAAACAGCATGGTTCTCAGGAAAAAGA
This region of Chryseobacterium vaccae genomic DNA includes:
- a CDS encoding alpha/beta fold hydrolase — its product is MNQMKIFSTVLLLILNINVILAQSRKNSNEVALIREINVSEWSGKNYRFSADIRCENYDEITEIGINTVQVGKEKFDLLNHTAAQNRISPSTENKNWKTITIEGKIDPQSKLIWLYLLAFGNGKFYFDNLKLSIQSQSGWISIPMENSGFEETDEVKKVLKAYKNTVSLNKNDHIKASIVKLGDNNALMFDSRNNTFHYETYYGYNPVKGKYITMPDGKKIYCEIYGQGEPLLLLHGNGDSINTFKNQIPEFAKYYQVIAIDTRGQGKSTDNDTESFNYQIFEKDLEEIIRQLQLQKVSIVGWSDGAITGMLYAMEQPEKVHKLVLMGANLNSSEEAVTSKILFQTRKDIDRLKKQNDPKNRTTIKLLEMILKEPNIPASELSKIKAETLVMAGEKDLILEKHTQLIAQNIPHSELKIVKRENHFLPDENSVLFNSIVLEFLKR
- the gwsS gene encoding grasp-with-spasm system SPASM domain peptide maturase, translating into MFLKLYHSVKITAGAKQAIIYDTASGFLRIIPKGLFNLIANERTDYSSLRKEMDPEDLPILNDYLNFIITHKLGFTVKDKKELGNFRSNSSFKENPTLIEYIIIDISDPVLLNKQLAGQINDLQIKFLEIRIIKEINTANIKRIISKLTLFDNSSLHEISIVAKYSSELVDSIKQGNIHTNKLIRFTLYSSDLDKEETFGPVILSLIRQDIAIPTSCGCINAKNFNLNYHFSLESKAHNSCLYKKISIDQNGYIRNCPSMPESFGNIKNTLLKNAANTPDLKKYWNLTKDKIEICKDCEFRDICTDCRAYTERTHTDRNGLDISKPLKCGYNPYTGEWEAWSTNPLKQNAIKYYEMQEFTTDVS
- a CDS encoding ATP-grasp domain-containing protein, with protein sequence MILIISADNDTMTDAVCVWLSRLEKQFVRLNENQIIEAVSFDFKNSFFTVKIDGLKYDLKNFQSVFYRNGSLVYGGFTGEIDEQLLSFFNSELHVITQFIYYFLNISEARIYGNLTTKEVNKLEVLHIAQTLNFKIPDTYIYSQLQNILKLDPSGKYITKSVAEMAHIFHEGELYMNYTKEINISEIYSRQDNIIPTLIQERIEKDYEIRVFFFGNKIWAIATFEFSEEIDIRNTSNSDKKYLPINLPSDLKKKIKQLAKKLKINCGTIDLLKSKEDYYFLEVNPVGQFHTVSLYGNYQIEKYIADLL
- a CDS encoding lysophospholipid acyltransferase family protein, with translation MSLISKDDLIKASGLSKIGFFKNPVASAVMSVAKINAVNRLYDKLKDKEGKDFFDSFVRERNLSYVAFEEDLAKIPKTGPFILVSNHPLGAIDGILMCKILSEVRPDFKVMGNFLLEKIKPMEPYVIAVNPFENRKEAYSSSSGMRETLKHLQNGGCVGIFPAGEVSNKNNPYGEILDKDWEKTALKLIRMAKVPVVPMYFHAKNSRLFYQVAKLHPNLQTLMLPAEMMNDREKPIRIRIGRPITVKAMDEMETIEELGEFLKRKVYMMKSYYEKRKSLAQSINLQNLSVKFPLLKEENIVQNIIDETPKEDILKDISKLKGTDKMLFSNGNYEIYFTTYEEIPSVMREIGRQRELTFRAVGEGSNLPFDLDEYDKHYHHLFLWDSGEEKLAGAYRMALGREVMKKYGIKGFYTSSLFEFEQDIHPFFKKVIEMGRAYICQEYQQKPLPLFLLWRGIVHVCLRNSDHKFLMGGVSISNKFSEFSKSLMIEFMRSNYFDSAVAQYITPRNEYKVKLRDRDKNLFFEEMESDLNKLDKIIDDLEPELRLPVLIKKYIKQNAKVIAFNVDPNFNDAIDGLMYIRISDLPESTIKPVLEEMSDQIRKEQENNTSENQ
- a CDS encoding aspartate kinase; this translates as MKIFKFGGASVKDAESVKNVSMVLQSQGFAKCLLVISAMGKTTNELEKVVELYFKKDNYQTEIEKIKRKHIEIAEGLFPENHAVFAEINLFFDDIDSFLRRNKSPNYNFVYDQVVSCGEMISTKIVSEYLNEIQFTNQWLDARDYIKTDNSYREGIVDWTRTEEFISTLNPEICYVTQGFIGSDENNFTVTLGREGSDYSAAIFAYCLNAEAMTIWKDVPGVMTGDPRKFSDVSLLSHISYEEAIEMAYYGASVIHPKTLQPLQQKNIPFYVKSFVDPTKAGTKVGASDQNQQEESYILKENQDLLKISTRDFSFIAEDHMSLIFGYLSKYKIKVSLMQNSAISLALCLEDKFGQIDELNEELQKIFKTEAVKNVSLFTVRNAKKDHIDKFYQEKNVLLEQISKNTLQMVTQ